In one Neobacillus sp. WH10 genomic region, the following are encoded:
- a CDS encoding DedA family protein — MSHFIQSIFDLLSGLGYLGITLGLMIEIIPSEIVLAYGGYLVSIGKISFIGAVVAGTIGGIIAQWFLYWLGKYGGRPILDKYGKYLLIKPHHMDLAQQWFSKYGSGVIFTARFIPFVRHAISIPAGIARMPFSKFSIYTIAAIIPWSILFLYLGMTLGTKWDQINQAAKPFVTPAIIIAIIFTLCYLVYKWKFKKMKTKS, encoded by the coding sequence ATGTCACATTTTATTCAGTCCATCTTTGATTTGCTTTCAGGCCTTGGTTATCTTGGCATTACCCTAGGCTTAATGATCGAAATTATTCCAAGTGAGATCGTCTTGGCCTACGGTGGTTATTTAGTTTCTATCGGAAAAATTTCATTCATCGGGGCAGTGGTCGCAGGAACAATAGGGGGGATTATCGCCCAGTGGTTTCTGTATTGGTTAGGGAAATATGGTGGAAGACCAATCCTCGATAAATACGGAAAGTATTTGTTGATCAAACCACATCATATGGATCTTGCCCAACAATGGTTCAGCAAATATGGGTCAGGCGTTATTTTTACGGCACGCTTTATCCCTTTTGTAAGACATGCGATTTCCATTCCTGCTGGTATTGCCCGGATGCCTTTTTCAAAGTTTAGCATTTATACCATTGCCGCAATTATTCCATGGTCGATTCTCTTTTTATATCTAGGGATGACCTTGGGAACGAAATGGGATCAAATCAATCAAGCTGCAAAACCGTTTGTTACACCTGCAATAATAATTGCCATCATTTTTACACTTTGCTACCTCGTTTATAAATGGAAATTTAAAAAAATGAAAACAAAAAGCTAA